One window of the Chelonoidis abingdonii isolate Lonesome George chromosome 3, CheloAbing_2.0, whole genome shotgun sequence genome contains the following:
- the PPP3R1 gene encoding calcineurin subunit B type 1 has product MGNEASYPLEMCSHFDADEIKRLGKRFKKLDLDNSGSLSVEEFMSLPELQQNPLVQRVIDIFDTDGNGEVDFKEFIEGVSQFSVKGDKEQKLRFAFRIYDMDKDGYISNGELFQVLKMMVGNNLKDTQLQQIVDKTIINADKDGDGRISFEEFCAVVGGLDIHKKMVVDV; this is encoded by the exons TTGACGCAGATGAGATTAAACGGCTAGGAAAGAGATTTAAGAAGCTTGATTTAGACAACTCTGGTTCTTTGAGTGTGGAAGAGTTCATGTCTTTGCCTGAGTTACAACAGAACCCATTAGTACAGCGAGTAATAGATATATTTGACACAGATGGGAATGGAGAAGTGGACTTCAAAG AATTTATAGAAGGAGTCTCCCAGTTCAGTGTCAAAGGGGATAAGGAACAGAAGTTGAGGT TTGCTTTCCGAATTTATGATATGGACAAGGATGGCTATATCTCCAATGGGGAGCTCTTCCAAGTGCTGAAGATGATGGTTGGGAACAATCTCAAAGACACTCAGTTACAGCAAATTGTAGACAAAACCATAATTAATGCAGATAAGGATGGTGATGGAAGAATATCCTTTGAAGAGTTCTGTGCT GTTGTAGGAGGCCTAGATATCCACAAAAAGATGGTGGTAGATGTGTGA
- the PNO1 gene encoding RNA-binding protein PNO1, producing the protein MRKIPVPAHRYTPLKENWMKIFTPIVEHLQLQIRFNLKTRNVEIKTCKETKDVSALTKAADFVKAFILGFQVEVSSALIRLDDLFSESFEVTDVKPLKGDHLSRAIGRIAGKGGKTKFTIENVTRTRIVLADSKIHILGSFQNIKMARTAICNLILGSPPSKVYGNIRAVASRAAERF; encoded by the exons ATGAGGAAAATTCCTGTACCAGCACACAGATATActcctttaaaagaaaactggatgaaAATATTCACACCTATTGTAGAACACCTGCAACTTCAaatcagatttaatttaaaaacaagaaatgtaGAAATCAAG ACTTGTAAAGAGACAAAAGATGTAAGTGCTCTGACGAAAGCAGCTGACTTTGTGAAAGCATTTATTCTTGGATTTCAAGTTGAGGTGA GCTCTGCTCTCATCAGGTTAGATGACCTTTTCTCAGAGTCTTTTGAAGTTACAGATG TCAAGCCTTTGAAAGGAGATCACCTTTCTAGAGCAATAGGAAGAATAGCAGGAAAAGGTGGAAAAACCAAATTCACTATAGAAAATGTAACCAGGACGCGAATAGTTCTTGCTGACTC GAAAATTCATATTTTAGGATCTTTTCAGAATATTAAGATGGCACGAACAGCAATTTGCAATCTCATTTTAG GAAGCCCTCCATCAAAAGTCTATGGAAATATTAGAGCTGTGGCGAGCAGAGCAGCTGAAAGATTCTAA